Sequence from the Heliomicrobium undosum genome:
CGTCCTCGTCAGCCAGAAAGTCGCCGGGTATGACCTGGAAAAGGTCAATGTCAACGGCGGGGCCATCGCCTTCGGCCATCCTATCGGCGCCAGCGGCGCCCGCATCATGGCGACGCTCATCCATGGCTTGCGCCGCCGGGGCGGCGGCGTCGGCATCGCCGCCATCTGCAGCGGCGCCGCCCAGGGTGACGCCCTCATGGTGCGCGTCGACTGATTCTTAGCTTCAGAAAGGACGAGGAAACATGGAGATTCGCGCCATCATGGTCATCGGCGCCGGACAGATGGGCAGCGGCATCGCCCAGGTGGCCGCCCAGTCCGGTTTTTCCACCCTCCTCCATGACATCAGCATGGAAGCGGTGCAGAAGGGGCTCCTGGCGATCCGCAAGAGCCTGGCCAAGTTTGTGGAAAAAGGAAAGCTGTCGCCGGAAGAGATGGAGGCCGCGCTGGCCCGGCTGACGCCTTGCGACGATCTCGCCGCCGCCGCCGAATGCGATCTCGCCATTGAAGCCGTCGTAGAAAACATGGGCGTCAAGGCGAAGATCTTCCGGGAGTTGGACCGCCTCGCCCCTCCCAACGCCATCCTGGCCTCCAACACCTCGTCGCTGCCGATCACGGAGATCGCCGCCGTCACGGGACGGCCGGAGCAGGTGATCGGCATGCACTTCATGAACCCCGTGCCGCTGATGAAGCTGGTGGAGATCATCCGCGGCCTGGCCACATCCGATGAGACCTACGAGGCCATCGAGGCGTTGAGCCGCCGCCTGGGCAAGACCACCGCCGAGTGCCGCGACGTGCCCGGGTTCATCTCCAACCGGGTGCTAATGGTGATGCTCAACGAGGCCATCTGGTGCCTCTACGAAGGGGTGGCCTCGGCCGAAAGCATCGACACGATCATGAAACTGGGCATGAACCACCCCATGGGTCCGTTGACGCTGGCCGACCTGATCGGCCTCGACACGGTGCTGGCGATTTTGCAGGTCCTCCAGGACGGATACGGCGATCCCAAGTACCGCCCCTGCCCGCTGCTTCGCCAGTACGTAAAAGCCGGCTGGTTGGGCCGCAAATCAGGCCGCGGCTTTTACCGCTACGCATAAGAAAGGGTGAATGGGCGACCCGATGGATTTCACGCTGAATGAGGAACAGGAACTTTTTTTGGAAATGGTGCGCAAGTTTGCCCGCCACGAGGTGGCCGCCGTCGCTGAGCAGGTCGACCGGGAGCACCGCTTTCCCCAGGAGACGATCGCCAAGATGGGCGAACTGGGTTTGCTCGGCCTCTCCATCCCGGAAGAGTACGGCGGTTCAGGCGGCGATTACCTCTCCTATGTGCTGATGATCGAGGAACTGGCCAAGGTCTGCGCCTCCACGGCGGTGATCGTCGCTGTCCATACGGGCCTCGCCTGCACCAGCATCGCCCGCTTCGGCGCAGAAGCCCAGCGCGAAAAATTCCTGGGGCCATTGGCCGCCGGGGAGATAATCGGCGCCTATGCCCTGACAGAGCCGAACGCCGGTTCCGACGCCGCCAGCCTGACCTTGACGGCTTCCGACGCCGGCGAGCACTGGCGACTAAACGGCAGCAAGGTCTTCATCACCAATGCCAGCGAGGCGGGTATCTTCGTCACCTTCGCGCGCACCGATCCGGCCAGCCGGGGGGCCGAGGGGATCACCTGCCTGATCGTCGAGCGGGACACGCCCGGCCTAACGATCTCGAAGCCTGTGGAAAAGATGGGCCTTCACGGCTCCGTCACCTGTGAACTCCACTTTGACAACGCCCTCGTGCCGAAGGAGAACGTCCTTGGCGAGATCGGCCATGGTTTCAAGGTGGCCATGCAAATGCTCGACGGCGGCCGCATCGCCATCGCCGCCCAGGGCCTTGGTATCGCCGAAGGGGCCCTCGACTACGCCATCCGTTACATCCGCCAGCGCGAACAGTTCGGGCGGCCGATCGCCGCCAACCAGGGCATCCAGTGGCTCGTGGCCGATCTGGCCACCGAGATCGACGCGGCGCGACTGCTCGTCTACCGGGCGGCCTGGCTGAAGACGGCCGGCCGGCCCCA
This genomic interval carries:
- a CDS encoding 3-hydroxyacyl-CoA dehydrogenase family protein, yielding MEIRAIMVIGAGQMGSGIAQVAAQSGFSTLLHDISMEAVQKGLLAIRKSLAKFVEKGKLSPEEMEAALARLTPCDDLAAAAECDLAIEAVVENMGVKAKIFRELDRLAPPNAILASNTSSLPITEIAAVTGRPEQVIGMHFMNPVPLMKLVEIIRGLATSDETYEAIEALSRRLGKTTAECRDVPGFISNRVLMVMLNEAIWCLYEGVASAESIDTIMKLGMNHPMGPLTLADLIGLDTVLAILQVLQDGYGDPKYRPCPLLRQYVKAGWLGRKSGRGFYRYA
- a CDS encoding acyl-CoA dehydrogenase; translated protein: MDFTLNEEQELFLEMVRKFARHEVAAVAEQVDREHRFPQETIAKMGELGLLGLSIPEEYGGSGGDYLSYVLMIEELAKVCASTAVIVAVHTGLACTSIARFGAEAQREKFLGPLAAGEIIGAYALTEPNAGSDAASLTLTASDAGEHWRLNGSKVFITNASEAGIFVTFARTDPASRGAEGITCLIVERDTPGLTISKPVEKMGLHGSVTCELHFDNALVPKENVLGEIGHGFKVAMQMLDGGRIAIAAQGLGIAEGALDYAIRYIRQREQFGRPIAANQGIQWLVADLATEIDAARLLVYRAAWLKTAGRPHGKEAAMAKKFATDTAMQVTSDCVQLLGGYGYTREYPVERHMRDAKVTQIYEGTNQIQQMVIARHLLR